From Numida meleagris isolate 19003 breed g44 Domestic line chromosome 4, NumMel1.0, whole genome shotgun sequence, the proteins below share one genomic window:
- the HELQ gene encoding helicase POLQ-like isoform X5 — translation MSATLNNVGDLQKFLQAEYYTKNFRPVELKEYIKIRDTIYEVDSKADNGFTFSRVLNFKYSSSLEKADPDHIVALVTEVIPKYSCLIFCPTKKNCENVATMVCKYLNKEFRAHREKEKQDLIKNLKDIGNGSICPVLRQTIPFGVAYHHSGLTNEERRSIEEAYSRGVLCLLACTATLAAGVNLPARRVILRAPYVANEFLKKNQYEQMIGRAGRAGIDNAGESILVVQEKDKHLVRDLITSPLENCYSNLLPESTKGMQYLLLSLVGLKIAVTQEEVYDFMCHTLLGVQQQLLSKEKSLSEIIRDELENLIEKGLLKGKIMEKDQNSKSTLTITQLGKATYKGSIDVSYCNLLYKELRKGLEGLVLESSLHLLYLATPYDVVSNCSPDWMIYLRQFNQLSSAEQKVADVVGVPESFITKKASGQAIRKNVDSAVVNRLYLSFVLYALLKETNIWSVSEKFNMSRGYVQNLLTSAASFASCVLHFCEELEEFWVYKALLTELTKRLTYCVKTELISLMEVAGVLEARAKQLYNAGFKTLVHLANANPETLVKMIEHLSRRQAKQMVLSAKMLLTEKAEALQEEVDELLKVPTDIP, via the exons ATGAGTGCAACTTTAAATAATGTTGGAGACCTGCAAAAGTTCCTGCAAGCAGAGTACTATACGAAAAATTTCAGACCG GTAGAGTTAAAGGAATACATAAAGATAAGAGATACAATTTACGAAGTTGACAGCAAAGCAGACAATGGCTTTACTTTTTCACGTGTCCTTAATTTCAAG TATTCTAGTAGTCTGGAGAAAGCAGATCCTGACCACATCGTTGCACTGGTTACTGAAGTTATTCCAAAATATTCCTGCCTAATCTTTTGTCCCACTAAAAAGAACTGTGAAAATGTGGCTACAATGGTTTGCAAGTATCTGAACaa AGAGTTCAGAGCTcacagggagaaagagaaacaggacCTCATTAAGAACTTAAAGGATATTGGAAATGGAAGCATCTGTCCTGTTCTGAGGCAAACAATTCCTTTTGGTGTTGCCTATCACCACAGTGGCCttacaaatgaagaaaggagGAGTATAGAGGAAGCATACTCTAGAGGTGTCCTGTGTCTTCTTGCTTGCACAGCTACATTAGCTGCTGGAGTCAACTTGCCAGCTAGAAG ggtGATTTTAAGAGCCCCTTATGTTGCTAATGAGTTCCTGAAGAAGAATCAATATGAACAGATGATTGGCAGAGCTGGTCGAGCTGGTATTGACAATGCTGGTGAAAGTATTCTCGTAGTGcaggaaaaagacaaacatttg GTTCGAGATTTAATTACCAGTCCTTTGGAGAATTGTTACAGCAATCTTCTGCCAGAGTCCACCAAGGGAATGCAGTACCTGTTGCTATCATTGGTTGGACTGAAG ATTGCAGTTACCCAAGAGGAAGTGTACGATTTTATGTGCCATACATTGCTGggtgttcagcagcagctgctgtcaaaAGAGAAGAGCCTCTCAGAGATCATTAGAGATGAACTAGAAAATCTAATAGAAAAGGGactcttaaaaggaaaaataatggaaaaggaTCAAAATTCAAAAAGTACACTAACAATCACTCAGTTGGGTAAAGCTACATATAAAG ggTCTATAGATGTGTCGTACTGCAATCTTCTTTACAAAGAACTCAGGAAAGGCTTGGAAGGGCTGGTTCTTGAGAGCAGTCTTCATCTTCTCTATCTGGCTACTCCATATGATGTGGTTTCCAACTGTAGCCCAGACTGGATGATATACTTGAGGCAG TTCAACCAGCTAAGTTCAGCAGAGCAAAAAGTAGCAGATGTGGTGGGAGTACCTGAGAGCTTTATTACAAAAAAGGCTTCTGGCCAAGCCATCAGAAAG aatGTGGACAGTGCTGTTGTAAACAGGCTCTATCTGTCATTTGTCCTGTATGCCCTACTGAAAGAGACCAACATATGGAGCGTCTCAGAGAAATTCAACATGTCCCGAGGTTATGTGCAGAATCTCCTTACATCTGCTGCCTCATTTGCCTCTTGTGTTCTACATTTCTGCGAG GAATTGGAGGAATTTTGGGTTTATAAAGCCCTGCTGACAGAACTTACCAAGCGCTTGACGTACTGTGTTAAGACAGAGCTCATTTCTCTGATGGAGGTAGCAGGGGTTCTAGAG GCACGAGCTAAGCAACTTTATAATGCAGGGTTCAAAACTTTAGTGCACTTAGCTAATGCAAATCCAGAAACTCTGGTGAAGATGATCGAGCATTTGTCACGACGTCAAGCCAAACAAATGGTTTTGTCTGCAAAG